Proteins from a single region of Orcinus orca chromosome 20, mOrcOrc1.1, whole genome shotgun sequence:
- the LOC125960265 gene encoding LOW QUALITY PROTEIN: zinc finger protein 568-like (The sequence of the model RefSeq protein was modified relative to this genomic sequence to represent the inferred CDS: deleted 1 base in 1 codon) — translation MTSSLGTVTFKDVAVDLTQEEWQQMKPAQRDLYRDVMLENYSNLVTVGCQVTKPDVIFKLEQEEEPWVIEEEMLGRPCPEVWEDDEQIKEQQETLVRKVTSISKKTLIKENVIECKKVAKVFSLGSDIVTSRQNFYEYDSFDKGFEHNLDLLSYEKGCIREKNYECNKYGKPFYHCSSHVVSPFKCNQCGQDFNHKFDLIRHERIHAGEKLYECKECGKAFSRKENLITHQKIHTGEKPYKCNECGKAFIQMSNLIRHQRIHTGEKPYACKDCWKAFSQKSNLIEHERIHTGEKPYECKECGKAFSQKQNLIEHEKIHTGEKPYACNECGRAFSRMSSVNLHMRSHTGEKPYKCNKCGKAFSQCSVFIIHMRSHTGEKPYVCSECGKAFSQSSSLTVHMRNHTAEKPYECNECGKAFSRKENLITHQKIHTGEKPYECNECGKAFIQMSNLIRHQRIHTGEKPYACTVCGKAFSQKSNLTEHEKIHTGEKPYHCNQCGKAFSQRQNLLEHEKIHTGEKPFKCNECGKAFSRISSLTLHVRVIQGRNRMNVINVEKPSLNAHYL, via the exons GGAACAGTAACATTTAAGGATGTGGCTGTGGACCTCACCCAGGAGGAATGGCAGCAAATGAAACCTGCTCAGAGGGACTTGTACCGtgatgtgatgctggagaactaTAGCAACCTAGTCACAGTGG GCTGCCAAGTCACCAAACCAGATGTGATCTTCAAGTTGGAGCAGGAAGAGGAGCCATGGGTGATAGAAGAAGAAATGCTTGGGAGGCCCTGTCCAG AAGTTTGGGAAGATGATGAACAGATCAAGGAGCAGCAGGAAACACTTGTGAGGAAAGTCACATCCATCTCCAAGAAAACTCTAATTAAGGAAAATGTCATTGAATGTAAAAAAGTTGCAAAAGTATTTTCTCTGGGCTCAGACATTGTTACTTCAAGACAAAACTTCTATGAATATGACTCATTTGATAAGGGTTTTGAACATAATTTAGACTTACTTAGTTATGAGAAAGGCTgtataagagagaaaaattatgagTGTAATAAGTATGGGAAACCATTTTACCATTGCTCATCACATGTTGTATCCCCCTTTAAGTGTAATCAGTGTGGACAAGACTTTAATCATAAATTTGACCTCATCAGACATGAGAGAATTCATGCTGGAGAGAAACtgtatgaatgtaaggaatgtggaaaagctttcagtaGGAAGGAAAATCTTATTACGCATCAAAAAATTCATACTGGGGAAAAACCATATAAgtgtaatgaatgtggaaaagcttTCATTCAAATGTCAAACCTTATTAGACACCAGAGAATTCATACCGGAGAAAAACCTTATGCATGTAAGGATTGTTGGAAGGCCTTCAGTCAGAAATCAAATCTCATTGAACAtgagagaattcatactggagaaaaaccctatgaatgtaaggaatgtggaaaagcctttagCCAGAAGCAAAATCTTATTGAGCATGAGAAAATTCATACTGGCGAGAAACCTTATGCATGTAATGAATGTGGTAGAGCTTTTTCTCGAATGTCATCTGTTAATCTGCATATGAGAAGTCACACAGGGGAGAAACcctataaatgtaataaatgtggaaaagccttctcTCAATGCTCAGTATTTATTATACATATGAGAAGTCATACAGGGGAGAAACCCTATgtatgcagtgaatgtgggaaagccttctctCAAAGTTCATCCCTTACTGTACATATGAGAAATCATACAgctgagaaaccctatgaatgtaatgaatgtggaaaagccttcagcCGGAAAGAAAATCTCATTACACATCAaaaaattcatactggagagaaaccttatgaatgtaatgaatgtgggaaagcttttATTCAGATGTCAAACCTCATCCGAcaccagagaattcatactggtgaaAAACCCTATGCATGTACAgtatgtgggaaagcctttagtcAGAAATCAAATCTCACTGAACATGAgaaaattcatactggagagaaaccctatcaTTGTAATCAatgtggaaaagctttcagtcagAGACAAAATCTCCTTGAACATGAaaaaattcatactggagagaaaccattTAAATGTAATGAATGCGGTAAAGCCTTCTCTCGAATCTCATCCCTTACTCTTCACGTTAGA GTCATACAGGGGAGAAACCGTATGAATGTAataaatgtggaaaagccttctcTCAATGCTCATTACTTATAA